A segment of the Candidatus Gastranaerophilales bacterium genome:
TCCCCTTAAAGTAGGAAGTGTTTACAAAGCTTTTAAAATGCCCTTTTCCGCTTTTAAACGAGGAAGTAACTTCCCTCTTGTTTCGATTACCTAAAATGAGAATTCTCATTCTGTCTGTTATTTATATTCTGAATGTCTGACAATCAGTTTGGAAAAACTTCCGACTTGATTTTCTCAAAATTAAAATTTTTCCATTCTACTTGTCACATTTTCCATTCTGTCTGTCAAATTATAGCTGTTTGTATTATAAACAGGATAAAATTAAAAATAATCCGCAGAAAGTTTAATAGAAATTATAAGTAGAACTATTTTAATGGTGGGCTTGGTGGGGCTCGAACCCACGACCAATTGATTAAGAGTCAACTGCGCTACCAGCTGCGCTACAAGCCCTTTTGTAACTATAATAATGGTGGAGACGGAGAGATTCGAACTCTCGTCCAAAACGGAAATCATCAAACATCTACGAACGTAGTGTTTTAGTTAATCTCATCTTAATCCGGTGAAAACACGTACACCTTAGACTAAGACAAAGCATATTTTACGCCATGCCTGACTTTAGCAATAGGCTTAGCTTAGTTTATTGCTATCCGCTAAGCGCATCCGGCGTAAGTGACCCAATAAATCGGCCGGCAGGACCTATTGAGTGGTTGACTGTTGTTACGCAGCTACTGCAGCTGGTGCAAAGTGAGATGCGAAGTCAACTTTTCTGACATTGTTGCCATTTGTGTTTTTGCTCGTTGATAACGGAGAACAGCGCTCCGATTCGCAGTCTGAGTCAATCGATCGCCTTGTCAAATCCAAAACGTCCCCATATAAACTTTTCAATGTTCTAATAGTATTATGTACCAAAAATATTTTTTTTAAACAGCATATTTGTTTGGTTCATACAAGGTTATTTATGATATTATACTAAGTTAGATGGAATTAATAAGGCAGATATGTACGAACTTATTAACTTTGAAACTCTTAATTCAACAAACACCTATGCTTTGGCACACCTCAAAGAATTGGCTCATAAAAGCGTTATATCGGCGCAAAAGCAGACCCACGCTCAAGGCAGGTTTAAACGAAAATGGATATCTTATAAACCCGAGAATGCATATTTTTCAATAGTGCTAAAACCAAAACCGGAAAATCTTCAAAACCTGCAAAATTTAACCCAGCTAATGTGTATTGTACTATGCGAAGAATTTGAAAAATATCCTCTGCAGCCTTTTATAAAATGGCCGAATGATATTCTCATAAACGGCAAAAAAATATCAGGAATTTTGGCGCAATCGTCTTTTAAAGGTACCCAAATAGAAGGTTTTGTTTTGGGCGTGGGTGTAAATCTTAATTTTGATAAAGAGGATTTGTTAAATATAGACCAACCTGCAACGGCTTTAAATTTAGAAATCAACAAAGCTGTTGACAGAAATGAATTTATAGAAAATGTTCTTACAAACTTCTTTGCTAAATACGACGAGTTTATGCAAACCGGATTTGTGATGATAAAAGAAGATTATGAAAAAAGGACAGATATACTTGATAAAGAAATAACCGTAAAAAACATGGACAAAAAAATAACGGGGATTGTAAAAAACATAAATCTTGACGGAACTTTAACTATACAAGACGGCACTAATAATGTTAAAGTAACTGTTGGAGATATATAAAAAACGATAGAAATATTTAATAAAAAGGAGAAAAAATGGCGACAATAGAATTTTTTAGAAATTCGCAAGAGTTGAAGAATATTACTTCTGCCGCACGCGCTACTATTATGGCGCCTTTCTACGGCAACAATACAGAACATATACAAACAGTAAGTGAAGCTTATAAGTTGGCTCAAAGCAGCCTAGGTACAGTTGAGTTAACCGGCATGCCTGTGTTTGAACCTCAAAAAATAGGTTTGCCCCAAGGCGCAAATCAACTGTTATTTAATGACGGTACAGTAGTAGGCAGGTGTTCTGCCGCAAGAAAAATAGTCGGAGAGCCGGACTGTGATTTGAGTTATTTAATGCCTATAATCAGAGAAGCTGTTTATAATACAAGATTCAAATTAATGTACAAAACAGAGGTTGTTGTCGGTTTAGATGAAGATTTTATGGTAAAAGCTCATCTTTTAATTCCCGAAGGCTTTGAAAATGTAATGTACAGCTGGATGTTGAATTTCCAATATTTTAACGAAGAATACGGCAAAATGTACAAAAACTCCAGAGAGATTCCAGAGGGCGACATCTTCGTATTCTCTGACCCTGACTGGACCCATCCTGATTTTCCGTACGGGTTAACTTTCTTTGACCCTAAACACAACGTAGCGGCTATTTTAGGTATGAGATACTTTGGCGAACATAAAAAAGGCACCTTAACATTAGCTTGGGGTGCTGCAGCAAGAAACGGTTACGCCTCTTGCCACGGCGGGTTGAAAAGATACAACCTTGAAAACGGTAAGAAGTACTCTGTAGCTGTATTCGGACTATCAGGCAGCGGCAAGTCCACAATTACCCATGCGCGCCACAATAACAAGTATGATATTACGGTACTGCACGATGATGCGTTAATAGTAAATGTTAAAGACAAATACTCTATCGCACTTGAACCTGCTTATTTTGACAAAACTCAGGACTATCCGATGGGCTGTGAAGATAATAAATATATCATTACACAGCAAAATAACGGTGTAATTTTAGGCGAAGACGGCAAACTTTACTCAATAACGGAGGATATCAGAAACGGTAACGGAAGAGCCGTTAAATCAAAACTTTGGTCGCCAAACAGAGAAGACAGGATTGATGAACCTATTAACGCTATTTTTTGGCTGATGCAAGACCCTACTATCCCTCCGGTATTAAAATTAAGCGGCGCTTCTTTAGGTTCGGCAATGGGCGCTACCCTTGCAACAAAGCGCTCCAGTGCGGAAAGACTGGCGGCAGGTGTTGACCCGAATGCTTTAGTTGTTGAACCTTATGCCAACCCGTTTAGAACTTACCCTTTAGAGATGGATTATACAAGATTTAAACAACTTATTGATGACGGGGTTGATTGCTACATCTTAAATACCGGCGATTTTATGGGTAAAAAAGTTCAGCCTAAACATACGTTGGGTATTATTGAAGCTATTGTTGAAGGTGCGGCAAAATTTGAAAAATGGGAAAACTTCTCTGACATTGAAATTATGAGATTGGACGACTTTGATGTTTCCTTTAAAGATACAGACTATGCTGACCAATTTATTAAAAGGATGAACGACAGAATTGAATTCGTAAAATCAAGAGCAACCGAAAAAGCAGGTCTGGATAAACTTCCTTCCGATGCATTGGAGGCTTTGGAGAATGTGATTAAACAAGCGCAAAGTGTGGTTGTTTAATACTGAACCATAATTAAAATAAAATATTTTTGCTATAATGTGTTTATGAAAAAGATACTATATAGCTTAATATTAACCTTTTTATTTTGTGCAATAAGTTTTGCTAAAGAAATAACCATTTATACAACAAACGACTTGCACGGCAGATTAGAACCCGTAGATTATAAAAATTTGACAGATGTAGGCGGCGCAGCAAGGCGGGCGGCGGTTTTTGTAAAAGATAATAAGACTTTAATCCTTGATGCAGGCGATTTTGCACAGGGAACGCTGTACTATAAGGTTTTTAAAGATGATATAAATCTGGAAGTTTTAAAAAAACAAAACTATGATGCTATTACATTAGGAAACCACGAATTTGACCATGGGCTTGAAAGCCTTAAGTATTCAATTTCTACTTCAAATGTCCCTTTTTTATCCGCGAATATAAAATTTAAAGACAGGCAGTTAAATAAACTTGTAAAAGATTACATTATAAAAGATGTTAACGGTATAAAAGCGGGAATTATCGGAGTTACTACACAATCAATAAAGGCGACAACAGACAGTAACCCTGAAGAATATGAAGTCCTTGATGAAATAAAAACAATAAAAAAAATAGTAAAAAAAATCGATAAAAGCACTGATATAATTATTGTTTTATCCCATAGCGGAATTAACAAAGATATTGAAATAGCAAAAAACACAGATAATATTGATTTAATTATAGGGGGACACTCTCATACTCTTCTGAGAAAGCCCGTTGTTATTGAAAAAAAGAAAGGAAATGTATACATCACACAAAATGGCGAATTTGGTGTATATGCAGGCAAAATTGTTGCGAATGTTGAAAATGATAAAATCACTGATTTTGATTTTCAGCTTATCCCGATAGATGCCTCAATAAATACAAACAAAGAAATAGAAGATTATATATCAATATACACAAAGCAGCTTGAAATTTACCAAAATGAAACAGCCGGTACTACAACCCTTCCCATAAATTCAAAGAAAGACTTTATAAGAACAAATTTAACCACCGCAGGCAGTTTACTCAACAAGGCGGAACTGGCAGCTTTCCCCGAAGCGGAATGCGCAATAAGCGTTTCGGGTTGTTTAAGACAGGGCGGGATTATTCCTGCAGGGGAAATCTCTTACAAAGATATATTTGAACTTTTGCCGTTTGAAAATTACGTAGTCATTTCACAGGTTAAGGGCAAAGATATTTTATCTGTACTTGAAAATAGTGCAAGGCTTTATCCGAAACCTTCCAACTCTTTTCTTCAGGTGTATAATATAGATTATACGATTGACTTAAAAAAAGAACCGATGGTGATGAATGAAAACCTGACACAAATTCTGAAAAAAGGCTCAAGGGTAAAAAACGTCTTTATAAATTCTGAACCTTTGGACCTTCAACGTTATTACAGCGTTGCAACGGATTCTTTTTTGTTTAACGGCGGAGACGGATACATTCAATTTAAAAACTCAAAAAATCCAAAACATACATATTATTTTCTTGATAGAATGTTGATAGATTATTTGAAAAACAATTCGCCGATAACGCCGGAAGTTAAAAATACAGTGAGAATAGAGGAATAACATTGGCAAAACAACAATCTAATACTGTAATAAAATTTTTAATAATAGCATTTCTCATATTTTTTGCCGGTGTAGCAGGATATGAGTATTTTCAGTACGGAAGTATATTTAACAACGCCGAACATTACAGGAAAATATACAAAACCGCAATGGAACAAAAAGAAAACGAGGAATATTCTCAAGCTTTCTCCACCTTAATGACCATTTCGCCGCGATATGAAGCTTACGATGCGGTATTGTTTTTACAAGCTCAATGTGCGGCTAAAACGGGCGATGAAGCATCTGTGCAAAAAAATCTCAAAGCATTGATATCTAAATATCCGGGAAGTTATTTGTATCTGCAGGCAAAATATGATTTGGCAAAATCTTATTTGCGCTCAAAAAATATTGATTTGGCAAAAGGTGAATTTGAGAATATTATTAATGCTCATAAAGATACTGACTTTGAAACAGGCAGTTATTATTACCTGGCAGAAATGTACAGTCAAAAGGATAAAGAAACTGCAATAAAGTACTGGAAAAAATATATTTCCCAAAGCTCAGACGGAAGATTTTCTCAAGACTGCGTAAACAACCTGATTACAAATAAAGCAAATCTCTCCAATGATGAGCGGTATAATATCGGGTTAGTTTATTATAATGCCCAAAAATTCAGCGAAGCAATTTTTTTCCTCAAAGATATAAGTATTTCAAAGAGCTGGTACTATCTTGCCAAGTCTTATCAGGCTGTTAACAATTATAAAAATGCTAAAGATATAATCAGGCAGGGGCTTCAAAATTATTCGACAAGTTCTGATTTGCAGCAGGTGGAAAACGCCATGTACGCTTATGCTGCTATGTCAGCCTCTAAATCATTGGCCTGGGATGAATTAACAGACATTGTACTGGCACAAAAAAATATTGAAGATATAGCGCTTTATAACAAGGCAAATTATTTGGATAAAGGCCGGGCTTTAGTATTGTATAAAAAAATTATGGATAACCATTTAAAGGGTAATTATTCATCAGAAGCTTTATGGCAGCTTATATGGAATGCCTATCAGAATAAAAATTATGAGGAAGCCAAACAATATGCCCTAAAACATTTGAATAATTTCACCAATACAAAATCCGCGCCAAAAGTTAATTTTTGGCTTGGGAAAATTTACGAAAAAGAACATAACAAAGATATGGCAAAAAAAATCTATACAAGAATTCTTAACAAATACCCCGATGATTATTATGCGTTTAGGGCTTTTGGAAGATTGAACGAACTTGACGGCGGAAAAGACCCTAAGTGGTCTGCAAATAAGAAAAATCGTATAGAAAATATTGATTTTGAGCTTGAACTGCCATATTCTTACAGCGAAATTAAAAACAAGTTTACTGCAACAACGGCAGAACTCTTACTGGTAGAAGATTTTGATACTATAGATATATTCCATGATTTTAAAGAGCCGTTCATAGAAAGTTGGATTTTGTACAGAAAAGGCTTAAAATCAAAAGCCGCAACTACAGCAAGGGATGCCGTGGAAGAAATGAACGATAAACCCGTTCGTACAGACAAAAGATGGCATTTTGTATACCCGGTTTATTTCGGTGAGCTGATAAATAAATATTCGGCAAGAAACAGTTTAGATGCGTATTTGCTTCTTGCGTTGATAAGGGAAGAGAGTTATTTTAACAATCTTGCGCTAAGTTCATCAAATGCCGTAGGGCTTATGCAGCTAATGCCCTCTACTGCAAGAGAAATCGCCTTGAATAACGGATTTGGTCAGATAAATGAATTTTTGCTATTCAACCCCGAAACTAACATAAAATATGGAACACGGTATTTAAAACAGCTTAGAAATCAGCTTGATAATAAACCTATGCTTGAGGTTTGTGCTTATAACGGCGGGGCGGGGTCTGTTAACAAATGGGCAAAATCCTTAACCTATGAAGATGGGGATGAATTTATAGAAAATATCCCGTACCCTGAAACACAAAATTATGTAAAAAAAGTTTTCAGAAGCTATTGGAATTATATGAGAATTTATGCTAACTAAAATTTAACAAAAACATAATAATAGTATATAATTAGAATAATAATAAAGAGGATAATAAAGTATAATGGAAAACAAGAACCGTGAAGCATTATCGGCAATAGAAATATCATTCATAGTTTTTATGTTTTTCTTTGGCTACGTATTAATTATAAAACCGATGTTAGCTGATATCCGTTTTACGGATTTAAAGAGAAGCTGCGGGTCTATGTATAATAAGATTGATTATGCGTCTAAAAATATTGCAGGCAACAGTAATTTTGTAAACAGGTTTAACAACGAAAAGGAAATAATAAACGCATATTCGCAGCTTTTGCAAATAGATTTGATTTGTGATGATGCCAAAGAAGAAGGATGCTGGTCTTCAAATTGGCTTTGGGAAGGGCTTAAAAAACCCGGGCTTAAAACCAATGAAGGTGAGTTTATAATGGCAGAGTTGATTTCTCCGGGCTGCTCGAATGATTCTAATATAATAGGTACCTGTGCGGCTTTGTATATAGATACAAACGGCGGTAAACCACCTAACATCATTGGTCAGGATATTTTAAAAGTTTACATAATTAAAAACGGTATTGCCCCTGCCGGTATAAGAGAAGATATATTAAACCCCCAAAAGAAATGTGATATGATAAAAAGATTTAATTGGGGCTGTACAGCCAGATATCTCGGTATTAAGTAATTTATGTCAAAAGTTAAAACAAAATGGGTATGTCAAGTTTGCGGATACGAATCACCTGCGTATTTGGGGAAATGCCATGAGTGTAATTCCTGGTCCAGTTTTGTCGAAGAAAAAGTTTCCATTGCCAAGGTGAAAACCGCTACAATATCATCATCCGTGCAGGAGAACAAAATTCAAAAAATACATGAGATTTCTATAGATGAAAACACAAGGTTTTCAACCGGTTTAAGCGAATTCGACAGAGTTTTGGGCGGAGGTCTGGTAGAAGGTTCACTTGTGCTTATAGCAGGTGACCCCGGTATCGGAAAGTCAACCCTTATTCTTCAATCTTCCGCTAGCCTGGCTAAAAATATACCCGTGCTTTATATTTCAGCTGAGGAATCCGCAAAACAAATAAAGCTTAGAGCTCAAAGGTTAAACATAAACACTGATAATCTTGATGTTTTAATACAAACAAACATAAATGAAATAAAAAAGGCGATTGAAACCGCAAACCCTAAAGTTGTAATTATAGACAGTATACAAGCTGTTTATTCCGATGAAATTTCAAGCTCGCCCGCCAGTGTATCACAGGTCCGTGAATGCTGCTGTACACTCATTGAAATAGCAAAAACAACGGGAACAACGATTATTATAGTAGGACATGTAACAAAAGACGGAACGATTGCAGGTCCAAAAGTGCTTGAACATATGGTAGATACAGTGATTTATTTTGAAGGCGAAAGATATAAATTTTACAGAATTTTGCGCTCTATTAAAAACCGTTTCGGCTCGACAAATGAAGTGGGTATCTTTAATATGGAGGACCACGGGCTTGTTGAGGTCAAAAACCCGAGCGAATTATTCCTCTCTCACAGGCAGGACAACACTATATCAGGAAGTGTTGTAATAGCAACAAATGAAGGCTCAAGAACCTTGCTTGTAGAGGTGCAGGCTCTTGCAGGTCCGACATCCTACCCTTCACCAAGACGTGTGGCAACGGGGCTGGAGTATAACAGAATGCTGCAAATTTTGGCTGTACTTGAGCGCAGATTAGGATTAAATCTCAGTAAACATGATATTTATGTATCTGTTGTAGGCGGAATAGAAATCAATGAACCTGCCGCTGATTTAGGAGTTGCAATGGCGATTGCATCCTGTGCAAGAAATGTATGTATTGACCCTGAAACCGTTATAATAGGAGAGCTTAGCCTGTCGGGGGAAATAAGACCGGTTAATCAGATTGAACCCAGAATAAAAGAAGCCGCCAAGCTGGGATTTAAAAAAGCTATTATACCTAAGTATACAAATGAACTTAAAACCGAAAAAAATATATCGGTGATACAAGTTTCTAAAATTACAGAAGCTATTACCGCTTCATTATCAAAAGCAAACGCTTTAAGCAAATAACAGGAGCATTTCTCTGATTAATTTTGCGCCAACAGCGACAGAAGCGCCTGACGGGTCATAATCGGGAGATACTTCAAGTAAATCCATACCCACCACATTTTGACCTTTAATTAAGTTCAGCCAGGATATAAGCTCATTATAAAACATTCCGCCTGCCTCCTGAGTTCCTGTTCCGGGAACCAGCGAAGAATCCAAAACATCAATATCCAAGGTTATAAAAACCGGACATCCTTTGAATTCGCCCAAGCGGGTTTTGAAATCTTCCTGAGATGATATCAGGGTCTTATTAGCTTTCATCCATTCAAATTCAGCTTTTTCGCCCGAGCGGACACCTATTTGCACAAGATTTGAAGCAGGCAAAAATTCTAAAATCCTGCGTATAACCGTAGAGTGAGAGAGCGCTTCGCCTAAATATTCCTCACGCAAGTCTGCATGGGCATCAAAGTGTATTAATACAAGGTCATTATATTTTTTAAAATAGGACTTTAGCGTTCCTAAAGTAACAAGATGCTCTCCGCCAACTCCAAACACCTTTTTACCGTCATCAAGCGCAGATGTTACATTAGTTTCTATAATATCAAGGGTTTTAGGTACACCCCAGATTGGAAATTCTAAATCACCCGCATCAAAAAAACTTACCTCGCTCAGTTCTCTTTCAGCATTGAGCGAATACTCCTCAAGCCCCCAGGATGCGCTTCTTATAGCAGCAGGGGCGAACCTTGTTCCATTTTTGTTAGAACATGTAGCATCAAAAGGCATTCCTAATAAAACCCAATCAGATGAATTATAATCAGGGTTAGCACACATCCAGTCTTTTGATAAAAAAGGACCTGTTAACATTTTTCAACCAGTTCTTTAACAAAGTTAGGTAATACAAAAGCGCTTGAATGTAGGTCTTTATTGTATAATTTACAAGACTTGGAAACTTCATCCGCATTAGCTTCATTAATATATGAAAGAGGTTCTGAATCCACCGAACAAAACGCCCATGACCAATATCCTCCGGGATATGCAGGAATAGGACCTACAAAGGTTTTAACTATAGGGAACACTTTTTTTAAAAGAGGATACATTAAACGGATTTCTTTTTTATCCGCAAAAGGCGATTCTGATTGTGCCGCCATTATACCGCCTTTTTTTAACGCTAACTTAACGTTGGTATAAAAATCCTCGGTAAATAACCCTACCCCGGGTCCCAGCGGATCGGTCGAATCAATTAATATAATATCAAATTGGTCTTTTTGTGATTTTATATATTCAACCCCATCCCTGATTTGCAGCTCAACTTTAGGGTTATCAAGCTCACCTGCTATAGTCGGCAGGTATTTTTTGCAAACTTCTATAACTTCACCGTCTATCTCACATAAAACAATTCTCTCTACACTTTTGTGCTTCAAAACTTCTCTGACGGTTCCGCCGTCGCCTCCGCCTATTACAAGAACCTGTCCGGGGTTTGGATGTGAATTTAAAGGAATGTGGGATATCATTTCATGGTAAAAAAATTCATCTTTTTCACTGGTCATCACTAAACCGTCTAATATAAGCATTCTTCCCAGTGGTTTGGTATCAATAATATCAATAGTCTGAAAATCAGACTCCCCATGATACAAGGTAGAATTCACTTCTATGCTGATTCCCAAGCCTGTCTCGGACATTTCTGTATATCTTAGTTCACAATTAGTCATCTTTCCCCTCTTAAATGTTATCAAGCAAAAATAGTATATCAAAAAAATAAATAAAAATTATTTCGGCTCACAAATACCGTTTTTATAATCCCATTCCCCGCCTACGGAAGAGCAGTTCTCTTCGCTCTGCCGGCTTTCTTTGGAAGCAGGAACATGTATGTCATTTTCGGAAGAAGTCCTTACAAAAAGAGCCTTGAAAAATATCAATATAATTGAAGATAAAAGCATTATAATAATCAGTATAATAAAGTATTCAATTAGGCTCTGTGCTTGACGTTTCACAAATTCTCTCCTGTCTTAAAACTTATTATAACATAAATTTTTTTTAAAAAAGGCAATTTTCTATCGTATATATTTTTTATATATACAGTATAGCATAAAAATGAGCATGGCATGGCAATTGGATTAAAACAACAACAAAATAGCCAACAAATCGCCGAACTTCTTAAAAAGAAGCAAGGTGAAAACGGGAATGTTAATGTTTCAGGTCAGCAGCCTGACCAGTTGAACAGTATTATGTCGGCCGATGCAAAGAATATGAAACTATCTTCATCGGGTTCGGGTATAGAAGCAGGGCTTTCATTAAAAGCATCAAACAATAATAACACTTCAGGAATAAATTCTGCAGGTTCTACAAATCCTTTTAACTCAACAAGCAATATTAATCCTTTTGATACTTCAAAATCTATCAACGCCAATAATGATAATAGTATTTTTGGACAAAAACAAGAATCTAACCAAAACGGTGGCGTAGATTTAGCTAAACTTGACGAAAATTATCAAGACGGCTTAGGCTTAAGCTTCAGCAATTCAAAAGCCAACGACCTGCAACCTGAAGAAGAAGAAGGATTTATGGCAAAAATGAAAAATATGTTTAAAACGGATAAATCACAAGATGTTTCTTCAGGCACTTCCCCAAAAAACAATTCCGCTAAAGTTGAAGATGAAGATGGTAGAGGAAACAGAGACCAGGAATATGCCAGTCTTGCACAAAAATTCAATACACTTGAAAGTACGGCAGGCTCGGCAGAAAACTCGGCTAAATCCACAGAGTCAAGAGGAAATGGAGAAAAAAGTAAAATCGGAGGCTTAAAGAGTAAGGTCAAAGCCGGAGATAAAAGTGTACTTAAAGCTGATACAAATAAAACAGACAATAAAACACAAGGACAGACAGGTGTTAAGGGCGAACAAACTACAGTGGATACAAATGTAGAAAAATCTGACAGTAAGGATATTTCCGGCGTTAAATCAGAAACAAGCGCAATAATGAGTGATTCAAATATGTCTGACGGTGAAAAATCAAAAGTTGACGGCAGCTTTGACAAAATGATAACAGGTCAGGAAGGTAACAAAGATTCGCAAAAAGCCGGTGAAGAAAGTGCAGCACAGGCAGCAGTATCTCAGCAGCTGATTCAGGCTCAAACACAATCACAAGAAATAGCAGCCCAGCAGGCACAAACACAGGTAGCTAAGGGTGAGCAACAAGCCGCTCAGGCTACAAAAGCGACCCAAGCGGCAAATAACTTTAAACAACAGGCAGATACTCAGTCGGCAGGGGCTAAAGAAGATGCCGCAACATCCCAGGCACTGCAAACAACCTCTCAAAGTTTATCAACTGCAGGCGGTGCTCTTACCGCATTGGGGGATACTCAGGTAGCTACAGGTCAAACACAACAAGCAACAGGAGAAAATACAAGTTTGCTTGGAAAACTTGACCAAGCATTAGGGAAAAGTTTTATGGCAACGCCATATACATATGCAAAAGGATTAGCTTTGGATATCAAAGGAACTGTACAAGACGGCATCGGAATAGCACAAAAAGCTGTAGGTGTTGTAACAGGCGCCTTAGGTGTAACAAATAAAGAGGCGGGGGCTGTAATGACAATAGCAGGACAAGCGGCAGGTGTCGCAAGCAGTGCTGCTCAACAAAGCAGTAACCAAAAACAAGCGGCAAGTGACCAAAACAGGGGTCAACAAACCACGCAACAAAACCTTGCAACTAATTTTAATAACCAAAGCAAAACAAACAAAACCCAAGGCACAAATAATTTTAACAAAGCTCAAAATACACTCGCAGGATTGAATACCGACCAGCAAAAAATCAATCAAAACTCGGAAGAAACCAAAGATTCTTCAAGCAAAGCTACAGATAATAATAATGATATTTACACACAAGCAGAAGCCTTGAAAAAATCAGTAGAAGCAGGCAAAGCTGACGATAACGATAATGTAAACACAGCCAACGCCGATAACAAGGATAATTCTATCGGCTCATCAGGAAACGGAGCAGGGCTTGGTATGGCAGGCTTAAACGGCAAAGCTTCTACAGTTTTTGGCGCACAAAATAAAAATGCCAGCAAAACTAATCAAAAACAACAAAATAACCAAACCGAAAATAAACAAAACAATACAGAAACAAAAACAGAAACTCAAAACACTCAAGCAACTGCAACAAATAATACTACAGCACAAACATCAACTCCCGCAGCAACAGCTCAAGCAGATACGCCACCTACAATAGGTTCAAATGTTGATGTTAAACCTAAGATGTTATAATTTTAAATAGTTGTAATTAATGACGGTGCAATAGTTATGAACTTTCTGACGAGTTCTTTATCCCATTGAATTCCTGAACCGACCCTTAGGATTTCTACAGCTTTTTCAATAGGTAACCCTTTTCTGTAAGGTCTGTCGCTGATAAGAGCATGGAAGGTGTCTGCCACGGCAACAATCCTTGCTGCCAAAGGTATTTCTTCACCTTTCAAGTTGGAAGGATAGCCTGAACCGTCCCAATGTTCATGGTGATGTTTTACTATGGGGATTAAATCTCTTAACGCTTCAACAGGGGCGAGTACTTTTTCAGCACCGATAACAGGATGCTGCCGCATTATTTCCCATTCGTCGTCTTCAAGCTTGCCTTGTCTGCCTAAAACATTTTCAGGAATGCCGATTTTGCCTACATCATGCAATAAAGCGCCTAACTTAATTCTTTCGACTTCTTCATCCGGTAAATTTAATGCCCTTGCCAACGCTTCGGAATACCTTGAAACAGATTGTGAGTGACCTTTTGTATAAGTATCTTTAGCATCAATTGCGCCTGCAAGTGATGTTACAACGTCTAAAATATGATTATTCGAATTTGTAGAGTCATTATGGAACTTATTAACAAGTTCTTCTTCAAAATTT
Coding sequences within it:
- a CDS encoding biotin--[acetyl-CoA-carboxylase] ligase, translated to MYELINFETLNSTNTYALAHLKELAHKSVISAQKQTHAQGRFKRKWISYKPENAYFSIVLKPKPENLQNLQNLTQLMCIVLCEEFEKYPLQPFIKWPNDILINGKKISGILAQSSFKGTQIEGFVLGVGVNLNFDKEDLLNIDQPATALNLEINKAVDRNEFIENVLTNFFAKYDEFMQTGFVMIKEDYEKRTDILDKEITVKNMDKKITGIVKNINLDGTLTIQDGTNNVKVTVGDI
- a CDS encoding phosphoenolpyruvate carboxykinase (ATP) — encoded protein: MATIEFFRNSQELKNITSAARATIMAPFYGNNTEHIQTVSEAYKLAQSSLGTVELTGMPVFEPQKIGLPQGANQLLFNDGTVVGRCSAARKIVGEPDCDLSYLMPIIREAVYNTRFKLMYKTEVVVGLDEDFMVKAHLLIPEGFENVMYSWMLNFQYFNEEYGKMYKNSREIPEGDIFVFSDPDWTHPDFPYGLTFFDPKHNVAAILGMRYFGEHKKGTLTLAWGAAARNGYASCHGGLKRYNLENGKKYSVAVFGLSGSGKSTITHARHNNKYDITVLHDDALIVNVKDKYSIALEPAYFDKTQDYPMGCEDNKYIITQQNNGVILGEDGKLYSITEDIRNGNGRAVKSKLWSPNREDRIDEPINAIFWLMQDPTIPPVLKLSGASLGSAMGATLATKRSSAERLAAGVDPNALVVEPYANPFRTYPLEMDYTRFKQLIDDGVDCYILNTGDFMGKKVQPKHTLGIIEAIVEGAAKFEKWENFSDIEIMRLDDFDVSFKDTDYADQFIKRMNDRIEFVKSRATEKAGLDKLPSDALEALENVIKQAQSVVV
- a CDS encoding bifunctional UDP-sugar hydrolase/5'-nucleotidase, with translation MKKILYSLILTFLFCAISFAKEITIYTTNDLHGRLEPVDYKNLTDVGGAARRAAVFVKDNKTLILDAGDFAQGTLYYKVFKDDINLEVLKKQNYDAITLGNHEFDHGLESLKYSISTSNVPFLSANIKFKDRQLNKLVKDYIIKDVNGIKAGIIGVTTQSIKATTDSNPEEYEVLDEIKTIKKIVKKIDKSTDIIIVLSHSGINKDIEIAKNTDNIDLIIGGHSHTLLRKPVVIEKKKGNVYITQNGEFGVYAGKIVANVENDKITDFDFQLIPIDASINTNKEIEDYISIYTKQLEIYQNETAGTTTLPINSKKDFIRTNLTTAGSLLNKAELAAFPEAECAISVSGCLRQGGIIPAGEISYKDIFELLPFENYVVISQVKGKDILSVLENSARLYPKPSNSFLQVYNIDYTIDLKKEPMVMNENLTQILKKGSRVKNVFINSEPLDLQRYYSVATDSFLFNGGDGYIQFKNSKNPKHTYYFLDRMLIDYLKNNSPITPEVKNTVRIEE
- a CDS encoding transglycosylase SLT domain-containing protein, translated to MAKQQSNTVIKFLIIAFLIFFAGVAGYEYFQYGSIFNNAEHYRKIYKTAMEQKENEEYSQAFSTLMTISPRYEAYDAVLFLQAQCAAKTGDEASVQKNLKALISKYPGSYLYLQAKYDLAKSYLRSKNIDLAKGEFENIINAHKDTDFETGSYYYLAEMYSQKDKETAIKYWKKYISQSSDGRFSQDCVNNLITNKANLSNDERYNIGLVYYNAQKFSEAIFFLKDISISKSWYYLAKSYQAVNNYKNAKDIIRQGLQNYSTSSDLQQVENAMYAYAAMSASKSLAWDELTDIVLAQKNIEDIALYNKANYLDKGRALVLYKKIMDNHLKGNYSSEALWQLIWNAYQNKNYEEAKQYALKHLNNFTNTKSAPKVNFWLGKIYEKEHNKDMAKKIYTRILNKYPDDYYAFRAFGRLNELDGGKDPKWSANKKNRIENIDFELELPYSYSEIKNKFTATTAELLLVEDFDTIDIFHDFKEPFIESWILYRKGLKSKAATTARDAVEEMNDKPVRTDKRWHFVYPVYFGELINKYSARNSLDAYLLLALIREESYFNNLALSSSNAVGLMQLMPSTAREIALNNGFGQINEFLLFNPETNIKYGTRYLKQLRNQLDNKPMLEVCAYNGGAGSVNKWAKSLTYEDGDEFIENIPYPETQNYVKKVFRSYWNYMRIYAN